The proteins below are encoded in one region of Rhododendron vialii isolate Sample 1 chromosome 7a, ASM3025357v1:
- the LOC131332059 gene encoding vacuolar-processing enzyme-like produces MTRLAAAVLLLLALSASVTVHGREISDNLIRLPSESSRFFDDETDALGTRWAVLIAGSSGYWNYRHQADVCHAYQLLKKGGLKDENIVVFMYDDIAFNEENPRQGIIINSPHGEDVYDGVPKDYTGDDVTVNNFFAAILGNKTALTGGSGKVVDSGPNDHIFIYYTDHGGPGVLGMPTSPYIYANDLIEVLKKKHASGTYKSMVFYLEACESGSIFEGLLPEGLNIYATTASNAEESSWGTYCPGEYPSPPEEYETCLGDLYSVAWMEDCDIHNLRTETLLQQYELVKTRTANDNSAYGSHVMQYGDLPLSKDNLFLYVGTNPANDNFTFVAENFLRSSSKAVNQRDADLLHFWAKFRKAPEGSPRKLEAQKQFVEVMSHRMHIDNSMKMIGKLLFGIKKGPEVLETVRPAGHPLVDDWDCLKSLVRTFETHCGSISQYGMKHMRSVANICNAGIRKEQLAEASAQACVTIPSGHWSSLHKGFSA; encoded by the exons ATGACCCGCCTCGCCGCCGCCGTActcctcctcctcgctctcTCGGCCTCCGTCACCGTCCACGGCCGTGAAATCTCCGACAACTTGATCAGATTGCCATCGGAATCTTCGCGATTCTTCGACGACGAGACCGATGCTTTGGGGACCAGATGGGCGGTCCTGATTGCGGGATCTAGCGGCTACTGGAATTACAGGCACCAG GCCGATGTCTGTCATGCCTATCAACTCCTGAAGAAAGGTGGGCTTAAAGATGAAAACATCGTTGTTTTCATGTATGATGACATTGCTTTCAATGAAGAGAACCCCAGGCAGGGAATCATAATTAACAGCCCTCATGGTGAAGATGTATATGATGGAGTGCCAAAG GATTATACAGGAGATGATGTCACTGTTAACAACTTCTTTGCTGCTATTCTTGGAAACAAAACTGCCCTTACAGGAGGCAGTGGAAAGGTTGTGGACAGTGGTCCAAACgaccatatttttatatattacaCCGATCATGGGGGTCCTGGTGTCCTTG GGATGCCTACCAGTCCTTACATTTATGCAAATGACCTGATCGAGGTCTTGAAAAAGAAGCATGCATCTGGGACCTATAAAAGCATG GTATTTTATCTTGAAGCTTGTGAGTCTGGGAGTATTTTTGAGGGCCTGCTTCCGGAAGGTCTGAATATATATGCAACCACGGCATCTAATGCAGAAGAGAGTAGCTGGGGAACCTACTGCCCTGGAGAGTATCCCAGTCCTCCTGAAGAATACGAAACCTGTTTGGGTGACTTGTATAGTGTTGCCTGGATGGAGGACTG TGACATTCACAATCTGCGGACAGAAACTTTGCTGCAGCAGTATGAACTG GTGAAAACTCGAACTGCAAACGACAATTCAGCTTATGGTTCGCACGTCATGCAATATGGTGACCTACCTCTTAGCAAGGACAATCTTTTCCTGTATGTGGGTACAAATCCTGCAAATGATAACTTCACTTTTGTGGCTGAAAACTTCCTGCGGTCATCTTCAAAAGCTGTTAACCAGCGTGATGCTGACCTTCTACATTTCTGGGCCAAG TTCCGCAAGGCTCCAGAAGGCTCTCCCAGGAAACTTGAAGCTCAGAAGCAGTTTGTCGAGGTTATGTCACATAGGATGCACATCGACAATAGCATGAAGATGATAGGGAAGCTTTTATTTGGAATCAAGAAGGGTCCTGAGGTTCTGGAGACTGTCCGGCCTGCTGGGCATCCTCTTGTTGACGACTGGGACTGTCTTAAATCTCTG GTAAGGACATTTGAAACACATTGTGGATCTATATCCCAATACGGAATGAAACACATGCGCTCAGTCGCCAACATCTGCAATGCCGGAATCCGGAAGGAGCAGTTGGCTGAGGCATCGGCTCAAGCTTGTGTCACCATTCCTTCTGGTCACTGGAGTTCACTTCACAAGGGTTTCAGTGCGTGA